CGCACTGCCCACGATCGTGGCGAGCCTGGTCATGCTGGCGCTCTACGGGCCCAACAGTCCGATCGACCTGCACCTGCAGCACACCAAATGGGGCGTGGGCGTTGCCCTCCTGTTTGTCACGCTGCCCTTTGTGGTGCGCTCGGTTCAGCCCGTGCTCCTCGAACTCGACCGCGAAGTCGAGGAAGCCGCCGCATCGCTGGGCGCGACCAACTTCGTCATCTTCACCAAGGTGATCCTGCCGGCGTTGCTGCCGTCGCTGCTGTCCGGTGCCGGGCTGGCGTTCTCCCGTGCGATCGGCGAGTTCGGCTCGGTGGTCCTGATCGGCGGCGCGGTACCGGGAGAGACCGAAGTCTCCTCGCAGTGGATCCGCACGCTGATCGAGAACGACGATCGCACCGGCGCGGCCGCCATTTCGATTGTGCTGCTGATTCTCTCGTTCATCGTCTTGTTCATCCTGCGCGCGATCGGTTCGCGCGCCGCCAAGCGGGAGGAGCTGTCGGCATGATCCTGTCTCCGCTGGTGCGCTATCTCACCCGCTACCTAGCGCTGGCCTACATCCTGGTGCTGGTGCTCGTACCCGTCGGTCTGATCCTGTGGCGGACCTTCGCGCCCGGCTTCGGTGCGTTTGTCGCGTCCATCACCACGCCCGCCGCGATCTCGGCACTGCAGCTGTCACTGCTGGTGGTGGCGATCGTGGTGCCGCTCAACGTGATCTTCGGGGTCCCGACCGCGCTGGTGCTCGCGCGCAACAAGTTCCGTGGCAAGTCGGCGCTGCAGGCCGTCATCGACCTTCCGTTCGCGGTGTCGC
This is a stretch of genomic DNA from Mycobacterium sp. ELW1. It encodes these proteins:
- the cysT gene encoding sulfate ABC transporter permease subunit CysT; its protein translation is MTAAIEPNPQAVRPELTPSEPGGPSGFLARRHGTTSLRVGAASIWLSVIVLLPLAAIVWQSAKGGWHAFWVTVTSNAALESFKVTLTISIGVTLVNAVFGLLVAWVLTRDDFAGKRLVDAVIDLPFALPTIVASLVMLALYGPNSPIDLHLQHTKWGVGVALLFVTLPFVVRSVQPVLLELDREVEEAAASLGATNFVIFTKVILPALLPSLLSGAGLAFSRAIGEFGSVVLIGGAVPGETEVSSQWIRTLIENDDRTGAAAISIVLLILSFIVLFILRAIGSRAAKREELSA